The genome window GGATGCTTCACACAACAAAGCTTTGCTCAAGCTTTCAATATTAGATTTTAACCTGGTGCAGTCATTGCACAAAGAAGAACTTAGTGAAATCACTAggtaatatataatttaatatcaaaatgtatttacattttcttaaaaaataaagaagtttTTATAAGTACTTATtggttaattttgttttctcttattACCATTGTACTATGTACATAACTCACTAAattaaacatatttatttataaataaataaactaaaacgtatttaatatatattttcctaaaaGTATAGTTCTTCTAtattttctaaaactttttggttcattttaaatatttgagatATGCATATTATGATTttagacttttatttttagaagaaaggAAAGTTATGAATTTTGTGGTCAGGAGCTAAAAGATCCTTATCGGATTCGCTatctatgaaaatataaaatttctttgtttttattaatgttttttttattttttttaatactgacttgtatatatttttggaaGTGGTGttaaaaattctacaaattttactatacaaACCTTATAAATTGACatatcacaaatcacaaataagTAATtgaaatattcatttattagaTTATTTAAGTGACAGCAATCATATTCTTAATagatcaatttataaattttttgtagtaCAATTTTATAATAGCCCTAGCTAGAATTTTCCTATTTTTGTTTActttcaatcaatcaatattaATTGTTATATCCAAATTGTAGGTGGTGGAAAGATTTAGATTTTGCAAGGAAACTACCTTTTGCAAGAGATAGAGTTGTTGAGTGCTACTTTTGGATAGTCGCGGTCTACTTTGAGCCCCAATATTCACTTGCAAGAAAAATACTAACCAAAGTTATTTCCATGACATCCATTCTAGACGATATATATGATGTTTATGGCACACTTGAAGAACTCGAACTCTTCACTGAAGCAATTGAGAGGTtcataaattgattaattaatatatatgttaagACTAAGATGTATAATGTCAATCTAACTTTTGTAATTGGTACATGATATTTTCAGGTGGGATATTAGCTGTATGGATCAACTTCCAGAATACATGCAAACATGTTATCGTGCACTCTTTGATGTATTCAAAGTAATTGAAAATGAGTTggccaagaaagaaagatcATACCGTGTTAGCTATGCAAAAGATGCTGTAAGATTCAAGCAACCTAacttttcatgtttttctgTCAACTTTTTCATGCTATGTGCTtatttcatttatgtttttCAAACCTTAGATGAAACTTTTGGTTCGGGCATACTTTGATGAAGCCAAATGGTTCCACCGAAATTACATCCCAACAATGGAGGAGTATATGCATATTGCACTTAAAACATCTGGTTACCCTATGCTCACAGCTATCTCTTTCCTTGGCATGGGTGACATCGTTACAAAAGAGGCATTTGATTGGATCTTCGGCAACCCCAAGATTATTACAGCTTCATCTGTAATTGGTAGACTCATGGATGACATGAAGTCACATAAGGTATGCAATCCAAAAATCTTATCAAGTTTCACAAGCTAGTGTGCGAGGTCTATTTCATATACATGTGTTGCCAACTTTCTACTTACCCATTTGGAAAACTTTGTGTGTAGTTTGAGCAAGAGAGAGGGCATGCTGCCTCAGCAGTTGAATGCTACATGAAGCAACATGGTGTCTCAGAACAAGTAGTCCATGATGATTTCAACAGGCAAGTTGCTAATGCATGGAAGGATATTAATGAGGAGTGTATAAGGCCTACTGTTGTTCCCATGCCTCTACTTATGCGTGTTCTTAATCTTGCACGAGTAATAGATGTCATTTACAAGGAAGGGGATGGCTACACTCACGTTggaaaagagatgaaaaataatgttGCATTAGTGCTTATAGATCCAGTACCAATATGACTGGGGTGACAAAATATGAATCTTTCAACAAGAAATCTCTAAAGAATCATAGGCTTGAATAGGATCCAAGTCCATTAATATTATATGGGGaccatttttaaaataaaaataaaaggaaaatcttGCTTTCTCATTTAATAATGTAGCACTAtgtttacaaaaataattattattataataatgattGTGAGATTTACTACTGGTGGTATTCTTTTGTGGGATGAGATTAAAATTATCGTGCCATTCTAGTGGGGGATGGTAAAGTTTCACTTGAAATTTCTCAAGTTGCGGCTTTCTTTTGGTTCCCTACACTACTATCTATTCTATGCTATGAGTTATCGCGAGGGCAATTGAGAGATTAAGGAAGCTTTTTGTTAAACACAGTACTAGGCTTTTAGCTACCTCTTGGTATaaatattttcagcaaaaaagtTAGAGAAGTttccaaacaaacactaaaccaaaaaagaagtttaagaatacaataaaatgccacAAATCTTCACAATATCTTTATTAGCTGTAGTGGGTCCCAATCtgatatattaaatttttatttaagctctggaatatatatatatatatatatatatatatttatatatgctaccccactttttttctttttctttttttgtgatgtgtttttataaaataagggtaaattacataGTTGGTCTATATCATTTACCCCAAATGTTAATTTGATCCCTAACTTTTtaattgtattaatttagtCCTTAACTTTTCAGTATCATGTCAATTTGATCCATATCATTATCTTTTAGATGGAAAAATCTGATATGtctaacaaaataataaaaaattatttttctacacCTCAATTGCCAAATGTGTAGccatatcagtttttttttttttttaatcccaaaatCTATGTTCACACGAAGTCAGAttaatttccctaaaatttctaaaatccCAAAAAACCGAGCCTAAGAACACACACTGAATTAAAGATCGCAGAGAGACCGAAACGAACCAATGTGACAACGACGACGAAGAGGAAATGGATCCAGAGTAAAGGAGTGCCTTTGGCGATGTGGTTGATTGTCGTTTCGATGAACTGATCATCGTTTGGAGAAGCGGTTCCGGCGTAGAGGTTGATAGGGAGAATTAGGAAGATTGAGAGGAGAGCAATAGAGGAGAGGACAGCGAAGGTTCCTCCTTCAATAAAGAGGAACTGAGCGGCATCCGCGCTGCAGTGGCGAGCGTTCTCGTGACATGTGGCATGCCAGACAGTGAGAAATTTGGTGACGAGGGCGGTGGGGCTAAGGATCCAACGTTTTTCGCTGTGAACGTATGTTGAGAAGGTATTAGAATTTTGGATGTTGACGAGGGCGTGTTCTTAGGCTGGGTTTTCAGCCTTCTAcgcattttagaaaattttaggaGGTGGCAACAGGTTCCATTTTGAACACGTCCAAACCCACCCTACTACGATCTACCAAGGGGCAACATCCCTCCTTGATGAATACCAACAGCTCATGGCAGCCCATCCTCATAGATAAGCACCTCAGGTGTGCTTTTTCCCCATTTGTATgatatacttttcttttcttttcttttcccatgaGATTGTTAGCCACTGTGCGTatgaacttgaaaaaaaaaagtttttaggaGGTGTAATCTAATCTGACTGTGTggacataaaatttgttttttttttttttaatatttatttttaaagtctGATGTGGCTGCACAATTGATAATTGATGtagtaggaaaaataaatttttaatattttgtttgtcACATCAGATTTTACCATCTAGTAAATAACGGTATGAACTAAAATTGACACGATactaaaatattagaaattaaattgacacaattaaaaggttAGAAATCAAATTGACATTTGATGTAAAAGATAGGAACTAACTAGGCAATTTacccttaaaataaataataataataaataaaaaagaacggAAAATTATTGACAAAACAAAAGGAGTCTTAGTTTAGCGGGGATGTGCGTACAAGTAATCACATACAACACTTAACACTATTTGGGCTAATATTAACTGctataaagaattttaaaataggataaaatttagttacaaaattgattgtaatttaaggatacaaccttactcaataaaataatcattactacatattttgaaaatctgaccgttgaattacatgttttttatgctcttaatatgcaagtcaaattttgtatcaattggatattatttactctataatctataaacttatattttatgcataattttaaactacaaaaacttgcaatttaaactatttattgatgacatagctattgatattcaattttctagaaattttgcaagtaaggaggatataaaaaatagatataatctaagggtggatttgtcaaaattaacctacaataaaaagatattgaataaagttgtaaccttaaactacaactaattttataactaaactctgtcctttaaaatatatataatttgtttccTAAACACATAAAACACCACTGTTTTAAAAGTTCTCTTATTTCTCCAAGTTCTCTACTTCATTCTCCTCCTTTTACTACTATCCACTTGCTATCCAAACATTGTGcatattgttaggacatatgcgtttcacatgttaagaacatatgtcatgattttatgtaattggtttatcttttaacaaaatgtactttacttatatttgggtcGATCTAtgatgtctttaaatacttcaagaaaccttgtttcaagatcaaataTTGAATCCTTCAAGTTTGTTCaaaaaaacaagttcagagtgcaaaatcattaaaactcgacagctgcatctatcgagcttaaggaaactgttctacattcggtgtgctcgacaccttctcgacagctgctcgacacctgctatctgtcgaggtttaagattttcagaattccaatctgattttcttgggatccgtgaatttatctttggactttcttttctcctaaccctagacatataaaaggatcagtttaagggtcgtcaaagagttcacaagttgcacaagcattgagtgaactctgttcaagcaaattgtgatcggagatgAAGTGTTTGCTTtagttcatctttttctcttgaagaagttgctgtgtatgtgcaccgtatagttttgtgaccaagtatcttcttgatctttatcgtgtggatgaactaaagaactttg of Quercus lobata isolate SW786 chromosome 8, ValleyOak3.0 Primary Assembly, whole genome shotgun sequence contains these proteins:
- the LOC115958014 gene encoding (-)-germacrene D synthase-like; this encodes MSIQVSGAPSQNAKSEVVRRTANFHPSIWGDRFINNTSEDKNIHFHKVREVEELKEEVRKELLTSAGHLSQQLGLIDALQHLGVAYNFEREIQEALEHIYATYNDHNDVEDDDLYNVSLRFRLLRQQGFKVSCDAFNKFKDEDGQFKESLTSNVEGILAFYEATHLRVHGEEILDEALQFTTIHLKSIASPKAQVTHALKQPLHKGIPRLEARRYISIYEQDASHNKALLKLSILDFNLVQSLHKEELSEITRWWKDLDFARKLPFARDRVVECYFWIVAVYFEPQYSLARKILTKVISMTSILDDIYDVYGTLEELELFTEAIERWDISCMDQLPEYMQTCYRALFDVFKVIENELAKKERSYRVSYAKDAMKLLVRAYFDEAKWFHRNYIPTMEEYMHIALKTSGYPMLTAISFLGMGDIVTKEAFDWIFGNPKIITASSVIGRLMDDMKSHKFEQERGHAASAVECYMKQHGVSEQVVHDDFNRQVANAWKDINEECIRPTVVPMPLLMRVLNLARVIDVIYKEGDGYTHVGKEMKNNVALVLIDPVPI